The Actinomycetota bacterium genome includes a window with the following:
- a CDS encoding c-type cytochrome, translating to MIPFAIDAQAGTALVVIGGLAIFGLLLLASSWNQPGRRRTAKVPWGARPGPSDEELEHRVLLNYLVWSFFAALIIALWIPAYWLREPKRMAEKRTAIANAGIEEGKASFVSLCAQCHGPDAGGGIRQVLIRGVAHDYAVPPLKYAYSRYLQAGRRQDEITQLLSDTINHGRPGTPMPTWALAFGGPLNSHQVSNIVAYLQSIQEDFPKEPGTDGAQIFSSNCAVCHGTNGEGGVGPNLRVALQRMTPEDLKTTIRKGRVNVERPSMPSWAALGDGAVEALVRFIESIQEK from the coding sequence GTGATTCCGTTCGCCATAGATGCTCAGGCCGGCACCGCCCTGGTCGTGATTGGAGGGCTGGCGATCTTCGGGCTGTTGCTGCTGGCGAGTTCCTGGAACCAACCCGGCCGACGGCGAACTGCGAAAGTCCCGTGGGGAGCGCGACCCGGCCCGTCAGACGAGGAACTCGAGCACCGAGTCCTGCTGAACTACCTCGTGTGGTCCTTCTTCGCGGCCCTGATCATCGCCCTGTGGATCCCCGCCTACTGGCTCCGCGAGCCCAAACGCATGGCCGAGAAACGCACTGCGATCGCAAACGCCGGCATCGAGGAAGGCAAGGCGTCGTTCGTCAGTTTGTGCGCCCAGTGCCATGGACCGGACGCTGGAGGCGGAATTCGCCAAGTCCTCATCAGGGGCGTCGCACACGACTACGCGGTACCTCCGCTCAAGTACGCCTACTCGCGCTACCTCCAGGCCGGGCGCCGCCAAGACGAGATCACGCAGTTGTTGTCCGACACGATCAACCACGGACGCCCCGGAACGCCGATGCCCACGTGGGCGCTGGCCTTCGGAGGCCCACTGAACAGCCATCAGGTCTCCAACATCGTGGCTTACCTGCAGAGCATTCAAGAGGACTTCCCGAAAGAACCAGGCACCGATGGCGCTCAGATCTTCTCTTCGAACTGTGCAGTCTGTCACGGAACCAACGGCGAGGGTGGCGTTGGACCCAACCTCCGCGTTGCCCTGCAGCGCATGACTCCGGAAGATCTAAAGACCACAATTCGCAAGGGACGGGTCAACGTCGAGCGCCCGTCGATGCCCTCGTGGGCCGCGCTCGGTGACGGCGCGGTAGAAGCGCTCGTCCGGTTCATCGAGAGCATTCAGGAGAAGTAG
- a CDS encoding Rieske 2Fe-2S domain-containing protein, with the protein MRTLGATGAQWVIIGLAGAIAVAGFGLMAINVAGLFRSSGTSTGGPRKPFLGRPRQMTRRAFFRKALGAAFGFAMFEGFGLGSLAFLWPSLSGGFGGEITLAMSADDIKAQIRSTKLPFYYAPGRFYLVEYDPAQDVDGIYTSKGLVADGLMALYQRCVHLGCRVPFCQASQWFECPCHGSKYNRAGEYQQGPAPRGLDRFPIKAEGSSLKVNTGIIETGPSRGTNTTGQNPEGPFCVTPAGSHH; encoded by the coding sequence ATGCGAACATTGGGCGCTACAGGAGCACAGTGGGTCATCATCGGCCTGGCCGGCGCAATTGCCGTTGCAGGATTCGGACTGATGGCGATCAACGTCGCGGGGCTGTTCCGCTCGTCGGGAACATCCACCGGAGGTCCGAGGAAACCGTTTCTCGGCCGGCCCAGGCAAATGACCCGGCGGGCGTTCTTCCGAAAGGCGCTGGGAGCGGCCTTCGGATTCGCCATGTTCGAAGGGTTCGGACTTGGAAGCCTCGCCTTCCTGTGGCCAAGCCTGTCGGGAGGCTTCGGCGGCGAGATCACACTGGCGATGAGCGCCGACGACATCAAGGCACAGATTCGATCCACAAAGCTGCCCTTTTACTACGCTCCAGGTCGCTTCTATCTCGTCGAATACGACCCAGCGCAAGACGTCGACGGCATCTACACGTCGAAAGGACTCGTCGCAGACGGCTTGATGGCTCTGTATCAGCGATGCGTGCACCTGGGGTGTCGCGTTCCGTTCTGTCAGGCGTCGCAGTGGTTCGAGTGCCCATGCCACGGATCCAAGTACAACCGCGCCGGCGAGTACCAGCAAGGCCCGGCTCCCCGAGGACTCGACCGCTTCCCGATCAAGGCCGAGGGCTCCTCGCTGAAGGTCAACACCGGCATCATCGAGACGGGGCCATCCCGCGGGACCAACACAACCGGGCAGAATCCCGAAGGACCGTTCTGCGTAACGCCGGCCGGGAGCCACCATTGA